One Lusitaniella coriacea LEGE 07157 genomic window carries:
- a CDS encoding phosphate-starvation-inducible PsiE family protein, with product MNESVQNSSVQRESWLNLGRIVKALELVQDAIVICLCIGLFCFMVLQIRTMFLSMLPPIHSHVVTADILSLLILVELFRLLIIYLQEQRVSIGVAVEVSIVSVLREVIVRGVLETNWTQVLAACAFLLVLGTLMILRVWLPPTFEGIDPEHQVSKRATNRIPKEVLTSNSSKN from the coding sequence ATGAATGAATCTGTTCAAAACTCGTCAGTTCAGCGGGAAAGCTGGTTGAATTTAGGGCGCATTGTCAAAGCCTTAGAACTGGTGCAAGATGCGATCGTAATTTGCCTGTGTATCGGACTGTTTTGCTTCATGGTGCTTCAAATCCGAACCATGTTCCTCTCCATGCTGCCTCCAATTCATTCTCACGTTGTTACCGCCGACATTCTCTCGCTGCTGATTTTGGTTGAGTTATTTCGCCTATTGATTATTTATCTGCAAGAACAACGGGTTTCCATCGGCGTTGCGGTAGAAGTCTCAATCGTTTCTGTCTTACGAGAAGTGATTGTCCGAGGAGTTTTAGAAACTAATTGGACTCAAGTTTTGGCAGCCTGCGCGTTCTTGCTTGTCCTCGGAACATTAATGATTCTTAGGGTTTGGTTACCCCCAACCTTTGAGGGAATCGATCCCGAACATCAAGTCTCTAAACGAGCAACCAATCGAATTCCGAAAGAAGTGTTAACATCCAACAGTTCTAAAAACTAA
- the pstC gene encoding phosphate ABC transporter permease subunit PstC — protein sequence MSFTQDNSSDSIQPRSLKERRFDQTFKGLARFFAFLIAAILLAIALLVTIRAWPAIAEYHLGFLFKSTWKPNDPPDFGVLPAIYGTIVSSMLALAISVPIGLGIAIFLSEDYLPTKVQRILVFLVELLAAIPSVLYGLWGIFVLIPFLKEITPLRGPAMLPAALILAIMTLPIIAALSRDALSNVPLELRQASVGLGATRWETIFFIILPAASSGIIGGIMLALGRALGETMAATMLIGNNNTEIDFSIFEPSNTIASLLANQFAEASGLQVSALMYAGLILFILTLCVNILAELLVKRLQKI from the coding sequence TTGAGTTTCACACAAGATAATTCTTCCGATTCAATTCAACCCCGCTCCCTCAAAGAGCGTCGCTTCGACCAAACCTTCAAAGGGCTTGCTCGATTTTTTGCTTTTTTGATTGCTGCAATTCTTCTGGCGATCGCGCTTTTGGTGACCATTCGCGCTTGGCCCGCGATCGCGGAATACCATCTCGGTTTCCTCTTCAAAAGTACCTGGAAACCCAACGATCCCCCTGACTTTGGCGTACTCCCAGCCATCTATGGAACTATTGTTAGCTCGATGCTGGCACTCGCAATCTCCGTTCCCATCGGTCTTGGGATTGCCATCTTCCTCAGCGAAGACTATCTCCCCACCAAAGTGCAGCGCATCCTCGTCTTTCTCGTAGAACTTTTAGCCGCAATCCCCAGCGTTCTATACGGACTTTGGGGAATTTTCGTGCTAATTCCCTTCCTCAAAGAGATTACGCCTCTGAGGGGCCCTGCAATGCTGCCAGCAGCCTTAATTTTAGCGATAATGACCCTTCCCATTATCGCCGCGCTCTCCCGCGATGCCCTCAGTAACGTCCCTCTCGAACTGCGACAAGCTTCCGTGGGCTTGGGCGCAACCCGATGGGAAACTATTTTCTTCATTATTTTGCCCGCCGCATCCTCCGGGATCATTGGCGGAATTATGCTTGCCCTAGGGCGGGCATTGGGAGAAACGATGGCTGCAACCATGTTGATTGGCAACAACAATACAGAAATTGACTTCTCCATCTTCGAGCCATCCAACACCATCGCCTCTCTTCTTGCCAATCAATTTGCCGAAGCAAGTGGCTTGCAAGTTTCAGCCTTAATGTACGCCGGCTTAATTTTGTTTATCTTGACCCTTTGCGTCAACATCCTCGCAGAATTGCTGGTCAAGCGACTTCAGAAAATCTAG
- a CDS encoding PEP-CTERM sorting domain-containing protein (PEP-CTERM proteins occur, often in large numbers, in the proteomes of bacteria that also encode an exosortase, a predicted intramembrane cysteine proteinase. The presence of a PEP-CTERM domain at a protein's C-terminus predicts cleavage within the sorting domain, followed by covalent anchoring to some some component of the (usually Gram-negative) cell surface. Many PEP-CTERM proteins exhibit an unusual sequence composition that includes large numbers of potential glycosylation sites. Expression of one such protein has been shown restore the ability of a bacterium to form floc, a type of biofilm.), protein MSAVMLEKLTLAAAGTALMSGIVFTGSAEAAGLVNGDFETGDLTGWTTFTTTNGTVGTGFPKVRSFDTDNDGVASNSAAFRVGKVDFEESGGTPRGGGIFQEVSLGDGDLNISVDIATLDTIGSNYGGGIFELLFDGIVVDNFDFGFVAANVPEFSELSYIDNIIAGTYQIGIRITRPYTQNSYTPVQYVDHFQLSGSAVNAVDVPEPTSTLAFFGISTFATGVFRKRRQKS, encoded by the coding sequence ATGTCTGCTGTAATGTTGGAAAAACTTACCCTGGCTGCTGCGGGAACTGCTCTTATGAGTGGCATTGTTTTTACTGGATCTGCTGAGGCGGCGGGTTTGGTTAATGGAGATTTTGAAACAGGAGATTTAACAGGTTGGACAACCTTTACCACAACGAATGGAACAGTAGGAACTGGATTTCCAAAAGTTAGATCGTTCGATACTGATAACGATGGTGTTGCAAGTAACAGTGCCGCTTTTCGAGTTGGAAAAGTTGATTTTGAGGAGTCTGGGGGAACTCCAAGAGGAGGCGGTATTTTCCAAGAAGTTTCTTTGGGAGATGGGGATTTAAATATCTCCGTTGATATTGCAACTTTGGACACGATAGGCAGCAACTATGGTGGTGGCATTTTTGAACTACTTTTTGATGGGATTGTTGTAGATAACTTTGATTTTGGTTTCGTTGCGGCAAATGTTCCAGAGTTTAGCGAATTGTCCTATATAGATAACATTATTGCCGGAACTTATCAGATTGGCATTCGTATCACTCGTCCTTATACGCAAAACTCGTACACCCCCGTTCAGTACGTCGATCATTTTCAGTTGAGTGGTTCTGCGGTCAATGCAGTGGATGTACCGGAACCCACTTCAACCTTAGCCTTTTTCGGCATTAGCACCTTCGCGACAGGAGTTTTTCGCAAACGCAGACAGAAATCATAG
- the pstA gene encoding phosphate ABC transporter permease PstA — protein MTSEQSSFSFNPSRLKRDPKSPRTLLGLIMTAIAGLFTLLAVIPLGFVLYYILIKGFSSINLQSFTQLPPPPMVENQGGFGNALLGTMIMVGIATLISVPIGVMTAIYLSEFSAGSKVAEWVRFATNVLSGVPSIIIGVFAYGILVINPIPWFYRGYSAWAGGFALALLMLPTIIRATEEALKLVPREVRWASVGVGANDYQTVLQVVLPAAIPAIVTGVTLGVARAAGETAPLLFTALNTQFWPNWDEWLFEPTASLSVLVYNFATVPFENQNEIAFAAALVLVLFVLITNIVARVVTSRETY, from the coding sequence ATGACCTCAGAACAATCCAGCTTTAGCTTTAATCCCAGTCGCTTGAAGCGAGATCCAAAATCCCCCCGAACCTTATTGGGATTAATTATGACCGCGATCGCGGGTCTATTTACGCTCCTGGCGGTTATTCCCCTCGGATTCGTGCTGTACTACATTCTGATCAAAGGATTTAGCAGCATCAACTTACAATCCTTTACCCAACTTCCCCCGCCGCCAATGGTGGAAAACCAAGGGGGATTTGGTAACGCACTCCTCGGCACCATGATTATGGTGGGGATTGCAACCCTGATCAGCGTTCCAATTGGAGTAATGACCGCAATTTACCTCTCGGAATTTAGTGCTGGGAGCAAAGTCGCAGAATGGGTTCGATTCGCCACCAACGTTCTGAGCGGCGTACCCTCGATTATTATTGGCGTATTCGCCTACGGAATACTGGTGATCAACCCCATTCCCTGGTTCTATCGCGGCTACTCGGCGTGGGCGGGCGGTTTTGCTTTAGCCCTGTTGATGCTCCCCACCATTATCCGTGCCACAGAAGAAGCCCTCAAACTTGTCCCCAGGGAAGTGCGCTGGGCATCCGTGGGCGTTGGGGCAAACGACTATCAAACCGTGCTTCAAGTTGTCCTTCCTGCGGCAATTCCCGCAATCGTCACCGGCGTTACCCTGGGGGTTGCTCGCGCGGCGGGGGAAACCGCTCCTTTACTCTTTACTGCCCTCAATACGCAGTTTTGGCCCAATTGGGATGAATGGCTTTTTGAACCCACTGCTTCGCTATCGGTTCTCGTGTACAACTTTGCGACCGTTCCCTTTGAAAACCAAAATGAGATTGCCTTTGCTGCTGCTTTGGTATTAGTTCTTTTTGTCCTCATTACCAATATTGTTGCTCGCGTCGTCACATCGCGAGAAACCTATTGA
- a CDS encoding PEP-CTERM sorting domain-containing protein (PEP-CTERM proteins occur, often in large numbers, in the proteomes of bacteria that also encode an exosortase, a predicted intramembrane cysteine proteinase. The presence of a PEP-CTERM domain at a protein's C-terminus predicts cleavage within the sorting domain, followed by covalent anchoring to some some component of the (usually Gram-negative) cell surface. Many PEP-CTERM proteins exhibit an unusual sequence composition that includes large numbers of potential glycosylation sites. Expression of one such protein has been shown restore the ability of a bacterium to form floc, a type of biofilm.), giving the protein MSIATLKKLAITAAGTAFIAFGAGTVEAATFNEVGDAGSTIPTAQDVGDGIDKIEGSLDTVGGVPDTDIFKLTYSKDVMFSAFNLVPFSLQFTDIFLLNDTGSEVFSCLDCFFSEGDDGTEIFGGLLTAGEYFLKVSDRFSSQFGSYSVEITTTEVASVPEPASMLGLLAIGAMGAGSALKRNKKGDA; this is encoded by the coding sequence ATGTCTATAGCAACCCTCAAAAAACTCGCAATAACTGCTGCTGGTACTGCATTTATCGCTTTCGGAGCGGGAACGGTAGAAGCAGCAACCTTCAATGAAGTCGGTGATGCTGGTTCCACAATTCCAACCGCTCAAGATGTAGGTGATGGTATCGATAAAATTGAAGGATCGCTAGATACCGTCGGAGGAGTTCCCGATACAGATATATTTAAGCTAACCTACAGTAAAGATGTGATGTTTTCTGCATTCAACTTAGTCCCTTTTAGCCTTCAATTTACAGATATTTTTCTCCTCAATGATACAGGTTCGGAAGTATTTTCCTGCTTGGATTGTTTTTTCTCTGAAGGTGATGATGGAACAGAAATTTTTGGTGGTTTGTTGACGGCAGGAGAATACTTCTTGAAAGTATCCGATCGCTTTTCTTCTCAATTCGGCTCTTATAGTGTAGAGATTACAACTACAGAAGTTGCGAGCGTTCCCGAACCCGCTTCAATGTTAGGTTTACTCGCCATCGGTGCAATGGGTGCGGGTTCGGCCCTCAAGCGCAACAAGAAGGGGGATGCTTAG
- a CDS encoding YbjN domain-containing protein: MPEETLETAASESQIEEAAIADELIEETTSHAEVIETVISSLDASDTAMVSRGEGGNIWKFQYGTVEVFVQMTGEAEEDIFTVWASVLALPVNDEPKLFRKLLEMNWNSTFEASFGICDNKIAISAQRTVTDLSPEEISRAITLVAGIADENNELLQAEFGQ, from the coding sequence ATGCCAGAGGAAACCCTAGAAACAGCAGCGTCAGAGAGCCAAATCGAAGAAGCCGCGATCGCGGACGAACTGATTGAAGAAACCACCAGCCACGCAGAGGTTATTGAAACGGTTATCTCCAGCTTAGACGCAAGCGATACGGCAATGGTGAGCCGAGGCGAAGGTGGAAACATTTGGAAGTTTCAGTACGGCACAGTTGAAGTTTTCGTACAAATGACAGGAGAAGCAGAAGAAGATATTTTTACGGTTTGGGCTTCCGTGCTAGCCTTACCAGTAAACGATGAGCCGAAGCTCTTTCGCAAGCTTTTAGAGATGAATTGGAACAGCACCTTTGAAGCAAGTTTTGGGATTTGTGATAACAAAATTGCCATCTCTGCACAGCGAACTGTTACCGATCTCTCTCCAGAAGAAATATCAAGAGCAATTACCCTCGTTGCAGGGATTGCTGATGAGAACAACGAATTATTGCAAGCAGAATTCGGACAATAA
- a CDS encoding PEP-CTERM sorting domain-containing protein (PEP-CTERM proteins occur, often in large numbers, in the proteomes of bacteria that also encode an exosortase, a predicted intramembrane cysteine proteinase. The presence of a PEP-CTERM domain at a protein's C-terminus predicts cleavage within the sorting domain, followed by covalent anchoring to some some component of the (usually Gram-negative) cell surface. Many PEP-CTERM proteins exhibit an unusual sequence composition that includes large numbers of potential glycosylation sites. Expression of one such protein has been shown restore the ability of a bacterium to form floc, a type of biofilm.) — protein MKFTQVAQIASAAVALSFAATMPSMAGTISYSDTNVGGPTWQRPVGSGPNLSGIGSNVNYHLQSFFVDTTGSYDFFSSQSYDGYLHLYESSFDPLDQLTNLVVGDDDFTGGIGTSGFDDISLTAGLQYFLVTSAFANGRTGTFTNTITGEGDITLGDVTSVPEPASVLGLLAIGAMGAGSALKRNKKGDA, from the coding sequence GTGAAATTCACTCAAGTTGCTCAAATCGCTTCTGCTGCTGTCGCCTTGTCCTTTGCTGCTACAATGCCTTCAATGGCAGGAACAATCTCCTATAGCGATACGAATGTAGGAGGTCCCACTTGGCAACGCCCTGTTGGTAGCGGTCCAAATTTATCAGGTATTGGTAGTAATGTTAATTATCACCTCCAGTCCTTTTTTGTCGATACAACAGGTTCATACGATTTCTTTAGCTCTCAAAGCTATGATGGCTATTTACATCTCTACGAAAGTAGTTTCGATCCTCTCGATCAACTGACCAACTTGGTTGTTGGAGATGATGACTTTACTGGTGGTATTGGTACATCTGGATTTGATGACATTTCCTTGACGGCTGGTTTGCAATACTTCTTAGTAACGAGTGCATTTGCTAATGGTCGAACAGGCACATTTACGAATACCATCACGGGAGAAGGTGACATTACTTTGGGAGACGTAACTAGTGTTCCCGAACCTGCTTCCGTTCTTGGTTTACTCGCCATCGGTGCGATGGGTGCGGGTTCGGCTCTCAAGCGCAACAAGAAGGGGGATGCTTAG
- the pstB gene encoding phosphate ABC transporter ATP-binding protein PstB, translating to MMTDRETAPKTDEIVLQTENWNVYYGDFLALKGIFLNIPKNKVTAFIGPSGCGKSTLLRCYNRLNDLIPIFHAEGRMTYRGQDLYGKDIDPVQVRRRIGMVFQKPNPFPKSIYENIAYGARINGYKGDMDELVERSLRQAALWDEVKDKLKQSGMAISGGQQQRLCIARAIAIQPDVVLMDEPCASLDPISTLKVEELIHQLKEEYTIVIVTHNMQQASRVADYTAFFNVKMTDDGKRQGYLAECNATEVIFQNPQEEATQQYVSGRFG from the coding sequence ATGATGACCGATCGCGAAACAGCTCCTAAAACCGACGAAATCGTTCTCCAAACGGAGAATTGGAATGTTTATTACGGGGATTTTTTAGCCCTGAAGGGAATTTTCCTCAATATTCCCAAAAACAAAGTGACAGCGTTTATCGGGCCTTCCGGATGCGGTAAAAGTACGCTTCTGCGCTGTTATAACCGCCTCAACGATTTGATTCCCATCTTCCACGCTGAAGGGAGAATGACCTATCGCGGTCAGGATCTTTACGGTAAAGATATCGACCCCGTGCAGGTACGACGACGTATTGGCATGGTCTTCCAAAAACCCAACCCCTTTCCCAAATCCATCTACGAAAACATCGCTTACGGCGCGCGCATCAATGGCTATAAAGGCGATATGGATGAATTGGTCGAGCGTTCCTTAAGGCAAGCTGCTCTTTGGGACGAAGTGAAAGATAAGCTCAAACAAAGCGGTATGGCGATTTCTGGGGGACAACAACAGCGTTTGTGTATTGCTCGCGCGATCGCGATTCAACCGGATGTCGTGCTGATGGACGAACCCTGCGCTTCCTTAGACCCCATCTCCACCCTGAAAGTTGAAGAACTGATTCACCAACTCAAGGAAGAGTACACCATCGTTATCGTGACTCATAATATGCAGCAAGCCTCCCGCGTGGCAGACTACACCGCTTTCTTTAACGTCAAAATGACCGACGATGGCAAGCGTCAGGGCTATTTAGCGGAATGCAATGCCACAGAGGTGATTTTCCAAAATCCTCAAGAGGAAGCCACTCAGCAGTACGTGAGCGGGCGTTTCGGTTAA